A genomic segment from bacterium encodes:
- the truB gene encoding tRNA pseudouridine(55) synthase TruB has product MLDANGLLLAIDKPVGWTSFDAVAFLRSRLKIKRIGHCGTLDPFATGLLLIALGRAATCRIDDWSAADKKYLGTIRFGIATDTDDITGTEIGSGRVPELSEVDAALPQFLGEQMQLPPSFSAIKVDGKKAYVAARKGKPIELAPRPITIHELRLLRWNSPEVEVAVVCSKGTYIRALARDIGLKLNTVATLSALRRTAIGEISVERAVSPQMAFEALSAGQFDHICVVKRYEMNPVVVVP; this is encoded by the coding sequence TTGCTTGACGCGAACGGTTTACTACTCGCAATCGATAAACCGGTTGGATGGACAAGCTTCGATGCTGTAGCATTTTTGCGTTCCCGACTCAAAATAAAACGCATTGGACATTGTGGAACGCTTGATCCTTTTGCTACCGGACTGCTATTGATCGCTTTGGGCAGAGCGGCAACCTGTCGAATAGATGATTGGAGCGCTGCCGATAAAAAGTATCTCGGAACGATTCGGTTTGGGATTGCCACCGATACCGATGATATCACAGGAACTGAAATTGGATCCGGCCGAGTTCCTGAACTCTCAGAGGTAGATGCAGCGCTACCGCAATTTCTTGGCGAGCAAATGCAATTGCCCCCATCCTTCTCGGCAATAAAAGTCGATGGAAAGAAAGCGTATGTCGCAGCAAGAAAAGGGAAGCCGATTGAACTCGCACCTCGCCCGATTACGATTCACGAGTTGCGATTACTACGATGGAATTCCCCTGAAGTGGAAGTTGCTGTCGTCTGTTCAAAGGGAACGTACATACGCGCATTAGCACGTGATATTGGACTGAAACTGAATACCGTTGCTACGTTATCGGCATTGCGCCGGACGGCAATCGGTGAGATCAGCGTCGAAAGGGCAGTGTCGCCGCAAATGGCGTTTGAAGCGCTCAGTGCCGGGCAGTTCGATCACATTTGTGTAGTAAAACGTTACGAAATGAATCCTGTCGTAGTAGTACCATGA